A window of Ranitomeya variabilis isolate aRanVar5 chromosome 2, aRanVar5.hap1, whole genome shotgun sequence contains these coding sequences:
- the AK1 gene encoding adenylate kinase isoenzyme 1 isoform X6, protein MAEKLKNSKIIFVVGGPGSGKGTQCERIVHKYGYTHLSTGDLLRAEVSSGSERGKTLSAIMERGELVPLDTVLDMLRDAMVAKADTTKGYLIDGYPREVKQGEEFEKKIAAPSLLLYIDAGADTMVKRLLKRGETSGRADDNEETIKKRLETYYKATEPVIAMYEGRGIVRKMNAEGSVDDVFKQVSAALDALK, encoded by the exons AAAAATTAAAGAACAGTAAGATCATCTTCGTGGTTG GAGGTCCAGGTTCTGGCAAGGGGACCCAGTGTGAGAGAATTGTGCACAAATATGGCTACACTCATCTGTCCACTGGAGACCTACTAAGGGCAGAAGTTTCCTCAGGATCAGAGAGGGGGAAGACCCTGTCTGCCATCATGGAGAGAGGAGAGCTAGTGCCTTTG GACACCGTTCTGGACATGTTGAGAGATGCTATGGTCGCCAAGGCTGACACCACCAAAGGATACCTCATAGATGGATACCCCCGTGAGGTTAAGCAGGGAGAAGAGTTTGAGAAGAAG ATTGCTGCTCCTTCACTGTTGCTCTACATTGATGCCGGGGCTGACACGATGGTGAAGCGGTTACTGAAACGTGGTGAGACCAGTGGCAGGGCTGATGATAATGAAGAAACCATTAAGAAGAGACTGGAGACTTACTACAAAGCCACCGAACCCGTCATTGCCATGTATGAAGGCAGAGGCATTGTAAGAAAG ATGAACGCAGAAGGATCAGTTGACGACGTCTTCAAACAAGTCAGCGCAGCCCTTGACGCCCTTAAATAA
- the AK1 gene encoding adenylate kinase isoenzyme 1 isoform X5, whose protein sequence is MGACCTCHRRAKTYPEATGAEKLKNSKIIFVVGGPGSGKGTQCERIVHKYGYTHLSTGDLLRAEVSSGSERGKTLSAIMERGELVPLDTVLDMLRDAMVAKADTTKGYLIDGYPREVKQGEEFEKKIAAPSLLLYIDAGADTMVKRLLKRGETSGRADDNEETIKKRLETYYKATEPVIAMYEGRGIVRKMNAEGSVDDVFKQVSAALDALK, encoded by the exons AAAAATTAAAGAACAGTAAGATCATCTTCGTGGTTG GAGGTCCAGGTTCTGGCAAGGGGACCCAGTGTGAGAGAATTGTGCACAAATATGGCTACACTCATCTGTCCACTGGAGACCTACTAAGGGCAGAAGTTTCCTCAGGATCAGAGAGGGGGAAGACCCTGTCTGCCATCATGGAGAGAGGAGAGCTAGTGCCTTTG GACACCGTTCTGGACATGTTGAGAGATGCTATGGTCGCCAAGGCTGACACCACCAAAGGATACCTCATAGATGGATACCCCCGTGAGGTTAAGCAGGGAGAAGAGTTTGAGAAGAAG ATTGCTGCTCCTTCACTGTTGCTCTACATTGATGCCGGGGCTGACACGATGGTGAAGCGGTTACTGAAACGTGGTGAGACCAGTGGCAGGGCTGATGATAATGAAGAAACCATTAAGAAGAGACTGGAGACTTACTACAAAGCCACCGAACCCGTCATTGCCATGTATGAAGGCAGAGGCATTGTAAGAAAG ATGAACGCAGAAGGATCAGTTGACGACGTCTTCAAACAAGTCAGCGCAGCCCTTGACGCCCTTAAATAA